CCGAGTCCATAAGGAACTTGGGTGCCCTGATCCAGTATTCTTTTGACGACATCTTCGGGCGCATCATGATGCCTAGCGGTCCCTCCTGCGCGTCCATGGTGACCTATGCCGCTGGCTTGACGGAAAAAGCTCCTCGAGGTACAGCTTCCGTCGGACCAGTGGACCCCACCGGCAACGCCTGGTTCCCGCCAGAGATGATGTCAATGGCCATACCCTTAGAGATGGCAAAGATCATGGCAGAGAACATAGAAGGCTCATTTCTAGCTAAAAGACCCCAGGTCGCCTTCCCTGCCAAGAGATTAGGGATGGACGAAAAGGCCGATCATTTTTAATAAATTGGCGGAAAAAGTGAGGGGATCTTTTTCCAGCTCCTCTTACAATTCTTTCGAGCCATTTCTTGAGGGCAGCATCTTAAGGAAATAATATTCATTCTCATATCATCTGCCCTTACGCAAACTTCAACAATGAGCTAAAAGAAGGGCTCCCTCTCAGGATCATGCAGATCGCTCCCAGGAAGATGTAAAAAGGCGAGTATATCTTATCTTCAGGATTATCGTACCTGTGTTTAATGTCCCGAATGGGAACGGTCGGCTCATCTCCCAATTATTAAAAAATTGGGATGTGGCGATGGGATTTCGCCAGTGGTTCAGGACCACTCATCCTGGACGGGCTTATGTATGAGTATAGGCAGCAGCCAGAGCGCAGAGCCCAGGATCATCATGACCAGGCCCAGCGCCACCATCAGCTGCCCCGGTATGAACCACACGATCGCTACCACGAACGCTAGGAAACCTAGCACGAACCACTTGAAGACCTCGGAGTTCTCGATATCTCTACCCATGTCCACGACCTCATTGGCCCCACCCCACTCCTTTGTCTTATAACCGGCGGAGGTAGGAAGTATGCGAGGACCTCAGCCAGTTCGGAATGAGAATGAAAAGCGATAGTTATCTATTATAATATATAGATGAAAATGTATAGAAATGATATTTACCTCGCCCCGGCCACCTTATGCCTCTCGTGCAAAGAAGATCGGAACCTATGGGCGGTAACAGGAGGCAGGTCGTCTGGGTCGGCTCCCTGCGCTCCTTCTAAGTTGCCTCCGATAAGCAGGATATTCATCGTACCAAGGCCGGTTCCACTGTCCTCGCAATCGATAACGATGAGAAGTTCCCTGTCCTTCAGCAGGATCCCGGGCATCCTCAACGTTCCTCCCGCGATCACTCTGTCCACAGAGCAATACAACGTTAGCCCGATCATCAAAATTACCCAAGGCACTGCCTGACACACATCATCAGACTCGCATGTTCTGGGCCGATGAGGGATGTCCAGAATGAACAATCGGTCAGATGAACCTATAATTGTCTTTTAACTGAAAGCATGCTACATGATAACCATTAAATTGGTAACCGATACGGCTCGCATTTTTAATAATTATTCTGAAAGAAAATAATAAATAACCCTGGTTCCCAGTTGATGGATGACCCTTGGGGGGGATAAACGATAAAAGGAGGTGAAAACGGATGTTCGAGTTTGTATACTTCAGCGGATCAGTGATCTTCCTGGCCGCTACCTGGTGCTATATCAAGGTCAAGAGCGGTCGTGGCGGCGGTCCGCCCACTTAAAGTGGGTTGCGATAGGAATTATATGGGGTCTCAGGACCTCATTTTTCATTTCTTTTTCTTAGATCTGTAATACTTGGAGAATTTGACCTTGAGCATCCAGGCAGTAATGCTGCTGTATGAGGATATTTGGGGCGAAAATAGATGAAAGATCTCTCTAGTAAGAAAACGTGATGAAGGAGTCAGTAGTGGTGCTACAATACGACTTATTTCTCCAGCATCTTTTCCAGTTCCTTCATGTACTCAAAGGTGGAGATGTCGACAACCTCGACCTTCAGGATGTACCCTTCCAGGCTCTTCTTGGCATCCGCGATGAAACCCATGGTCAGCTCATCGGTACCGAATGGGCAATAACCCTCAACGTTGAATTTTTCATACATCTCTTGAGCAAGTTTATCCTCGATCGGCGAGATGATGCGGATGATCACGCCCATAGGATTTTTATAGCTCTATTTATTTTGATTTATTTGAATAATTATAATAGATAATATCATCTGATATGCCAGATATATTTTGCTACATCACTGTCTATAGATCATTATCATATCAAGAGTTAGGATGATTCCAATCGGTTTGTTGGTAAAGGGGAATCCAATTACCGTTCTTATAACAGATGAGAGCTCCATCCAGTAATCTAGTGATAGAAAGTATCAGTGCTAAATAATTACATCAAATGAGATTAGGTATCACAACTGGTGGTACGATTGGGGATAGAGCAGCTGATCTTCAAGGGAAAAGCGGTTGACCAAACATACGCTCAATGGGTAGAGGAACTGTATGCAACCGGAGGCATCGAGCGCAGCATAGCCGGCAGAATGGCTCTTCTTGCAGAGCTTCAGGATGGCTTCCAATGTGAGAGGTGCGGCAAGTGCTGCAGGGAGCAGAAGGAGATAGAGTTCAGCATGGATGATCTGAAGCTGGCATCAAAGAAGCAAGGGATGAATGTCCCCCAGTTCATACGAAAATACGGCTTGAAGAGGATGTCCTATGCGGGCATAGGCATCTATCACGCCCTCAAGCTAGCTGATGGTGATCGATGTCCGTTCCTAGACGGCGCTGAGTGCGTCATCTATGAGGCTAGGCCTGATGTCTGCCGCCGATATCCTTTCTTGACACCGGAGGGAGTGGCCCGTACCCTGCAGATGGAGAAAGGGATATGGTTCTACGGGGCCCAATGCGATGCGTCGGTGGAGTACATGCGGAGGATGTCCGCGGAATTGGGGCTAGCCGAGCCCGAGCCCGATGCGGAGACCAAGAATAAGATGAAGGCGAAGAAGAGGTCGTCCAAGCCCAAGAAGAAGGCCGTCAAGAAGTCCACCAAGGGCAAGAAGAAAAAGGCTAGCTCGAAACCGGCCAAGATCGCCGGGGAGTGATGTCTATAAGGTATTCCCGAGGCCTCGGACCGGCTTTCAGCGCCCCCGCGCCATCATTCCCGATCGCCCTTGAAGAGCCGGGCTTGTGATGAAGCCTTCGACCATAACGACGGTCTCAAAGAGATTAGAGGGTTTGGAGCGAAGTCCCATCTGCGTTTGGATCCGGCCGCCGTTCAGCAGCGTTCAAGCCTGGAACAGGCTGGTGCTCAGATACTTCTCTCCTCGGTCCGGCAAGATGGTCACGATTACCCCGGAATCTATCTGTTTGGCCAGCTCCACGGCGGCATACATTGCGGCTCCGCTGCTCATGCCGACGAAGATGCCCTCCTGTTTCACGATCTGACGTGTCATCTCGTACGCCGCTTCCGTCTCCACCATTATCGTGGTGTCGATCTCTGACGGATCGTAGATCGCCGGGACGATGGCCTCCTCCATGTTCTTGAGCCCCTGGATGTAGTGACCCTTGACAGGATGGGCGCTTACGACCTTGATGTTAGGGTCGTGCTCCTTCAACGCCTTGCCCACTCCCATGATCGTACCGGAAGTGCCGAGGGCCGAGACGAAGTAGTCCACCATGCCTCCGGTCTGCTTCCAGATCTCATCGCCCGTGGTCTTGTAATGTGCCATCTTGTTGTACTGGTTCGAGAACTGGTCGGGCATGAAGTACTTCTCGGGGTTTTCCCTGACAAGTTCTCTCGCCATCCTTATCGCGCCGTCCGTGCCGTACTTCCCCTCGCTCAGGGTCACGGTCCCCCCGAAAGCCTTGATCATCTGCCGCCTCTCCACCGAGACGGACTCGCTCATGACGATCTCTACCCCATAGCCTTTTATCGCACCTATCATGGCCAGGGCTACTCCGGTGTTACCCGACGTGGGCTCGATGATGGTCTTGCCCCTGGTGAGCTTACCCTCCTCCTCCGCCTGCTGGATCATGCTCAGGGCGATCCTGTCCTTGATGCTGCCGGTGGGATTGAAGCCCTCCACCTTTGCATAGATGGTCGTGTTCCTGTTGGGATTGAGCTTGTTGATCTTGACCAATGGTGTGTTGCCGATCGTTTTCAGGATATTTTCCTTGAAATCAGCTGCTGGCTTTTCCATATTATGCTCTCCGGGTCAGAACGAAGAGCGTTTATCATAGATATAATCCAGTGAGGGAGTATCAAGATAGGATAGGTCATGAACGCCAATTTACGGCCCTCGATTGGAACGGATCTCCCCCCACGGGATGTTTAGGTCTAACGAGCCAGTAAGTTGAGGAATGTATTTTCCTAAAACCAATGCTCTTCTTCCGACCTCTACGTCCGATCGTCACGCGGGCAGCGTGAAGTAGAACGTCGATCCCTTACCCGGTTCGGACTCGAACCATATCTTCCCGTTGTGGTGCTCGACGATCTTCTTTACGATGGCGAGGCCTATGCCCGTGCCTTCGTACTCCTCCTGTGAATGGAGGCGCTGGAACATAAGGAAGAGGCGATCCCCATGCTTAGGCTCAATGCCGATGCCGTTGTCCTGAACAGATATCACCCAAGCATCGTTCTCCAAGCGGGCGGACACATGTATCTGCGGCGCCTCCTCGGCGCGGAACTTGACGGCGTTGCCGATGAGGTTCTGAAGCACCTGAACCATCTGCGTACGGTCCACGGTGACCGTGGGCAAAGGGTCGTTGGTGATGGAGGCCCCGCTCTCCTCTATCGCCCCTTTCAGGTCCTTCAGGACGATGGCCAGGACATCCTCCAGTTCCACCTTTTCCAGCGCCTTGCCCTGAGTCTCGATCCGCGAATACAGGAGCAGGTCATCGATCATGCGTCTCATGCGCACAGAGCCCTCAAGTGCATAACGCATGAACTCCTTCGACTTAGCGTCCAACTCCTTCCCGGCGTACCTGTCCAGAAGGCCGAGGTACGAGGAGACCATCCTCAGCGGCTCTCGCAGATCGTGCGATGCCACGTAGGCGAACTGTTGGAGCTCGGCGTTGGACCTTCGGAGCTCCTCGGCGGACCTCTTTTTCTCCTCCTCTGCCCTCTTGCGGTGGAGGGCTTCCACGATCGCCGGGGCCAGTGACTCTACCGTGCGGAGGTCTTCGTCGTTATACCCATCCTCTTTGTTACCCAGCCCTATCATTCCGATGACCTTGCCTAAGTGCGTGAGAGGTACTCCCAGGAAGGAGGTTAGTCGAGGATGCCCATCTGGCAGTTCGATGTAATCAGGGTGGGCGCCGGGATCATTGGAGTAGAATGCCTTCCCCCCCGTCAGGACGCGTCCGAAGATCCCATGGACCTTGAGGTTCGTGGGGTACCTCTCGGACCGATGAGGAGAGGTGAAGCTGTACGCCTCCCACTCCATTCCCCCGGCGATCCCCTCCATGCCGTTTGGAGGTTGTATATGCCCGATGAGCCCGAACCTGCTGTTGGTTAGAATCTCCGCCACCTTCAGGCACGCAAGGCCCAGTTCCTCGTTGGACTCGGCGGAGATGGCCTCACGGAAGATGCGGTTGATGCCCTCTAGAATGGCCTGCTTGCGCCAGATATCCTCCTCGGCCTTCTTGCTCTCAGTGATGTCTGTGGTGGTCACCCCGCAGGCGTTCTCGGAGCATCTCCAGACGATGCTGTTGAAATGCCTGTCCAGTCTTGTATTATAGCTCTCGATCTGGACGGGCAGGCCTGTTTTAAGGGCCCTGTCCAGTGCTTCCAGCCAGCGCTCATCCGCAGATCCGATGATGCTCCTGGCCATTTTCCCCACCACTTCCCTTTTGTTAAGGCCTGTCATCCTCTCCCATGACGGGTTGACGTCCTGGTACTTGCCGTCCACCAATCGGCCATCTTTGAAGACCGGTTCCACCAGTTCGAATGCCTCGGCCATGGAATCGAACAGATGGCGGTATCGGCCCTCACTTTTACGCAGGGCCCGCTCCGTCCTCTTCCTCACAGTGATGTCCTCGAAGACAGTGTAGACCTGGTAGGGCCTGAGCTCCCCTGGTCTGAAAAGAGGTACCGCAGTGATGTCGATCCAGCGGTAGTCCCCATCGCGCAGGTTCCAGACCCCCATAATGACGTCCCTTATCCTGATCCCCGTCCTGAGCGCTACCATGGCGGGGTGCTCCTCCCCCGGGAACGTGGAACCGTCCTCCCTGATGCAATAACGCTCCTCCCCGACGGAACTGCTGCCGATGAAATCCTCAGGGTCCTTCCCCAGAATGCGCTCGGCCACCGGGTTCATGGAAATGATCTCACCGCTGGCATCCTGGAAGACGACACCCTGGAGCATTGTATCGTGCAGGAGCCGGTACATCTCCTCGGACTGCATTACAACATCTTCGGCCTTTTTCCTTTCCGTGGTCTCGATGAGGGACAGCACCAGACCGATGATGATGCCGCCCCCGTCCCTCACCGGTACGAGGGTCCAGTCCCAATAGGTCGTGCCTCTTTGTGGCTGATCAGGGTAGGTGAAGGGCTTGTCCCGATACTTTGCCGGGACCCCGGTATCGCGGACCCTCTTGAAGATGGCCTCGTTCTCCCCGTCCGGGTAGAGAATGAAATGGTTCTTTCCTATCATTTCCTCGGGGCGGAGCCCACAATTGCTCGCATACGCCTCGTTAACATAAATGAAGTTGAAGTCCGTGTCTATGTAGGCAAGGCATACATTGAGGGCGCTGTCCAGTATGGGCTTCAGATAATCCCAATCCTTCTCCATGCCCCTAACGCCCTCCACCGGGCCGTTTCTCAACGTGCCGCTCTCGTCTGAAGCATCGTCCTGATGATCGTCCCGATAGTTCATCTTATTCTCCATCTATGGTGTCAAGTTTTCCCTCGGTACGATGCTTGAAGGTCTTTCTAACTTATTATAAGCGACCTAGCA
Above is a window of Methanomassiliicoccus sp. DNA encoding:
- a CDS encoding YkgJ family cysteine cluster protein, producing the protein MGIEQLIFKGKAVDQTYAQWVEELYATGGIERSIAGRMALLAELQDGFQCERCGKCCREQKEIEFSMDDLKLASKKQGMNVPQFIRKYGLKRMSYAGIGIYHALKLADGDRCPFLDGAECVIYEARPDVCRRYPFLTPEGVARTLQMEKGIWFYGAQCDASVEYMRRMSAELGLAEPEPDAETKNKMKAKKRSSKPKKKAVKKSTKGKKKKASSKPAKIAGE
- a CDS encoding cysteine synthase family protein, which produces MEKPAADFKENILKTIGNTPLVKINKLNPNRNTTIYAKVEGFNPTGSIKDRIALSMIQQAEEEGKLTRGKTIIEPTSGNTGVALAMIGAIKGYGVEIVMSESVSVERRQMIKAFGGTVTLSEGKYGTDGAIRMARELVRENPEKYFMPDQFSNQYNKMAHYKTTGDEIWKQTGGMVDYFVSALGTSGTIMGVGKALKEHDPNIKVVSAHPVKGHYIQGLKNMEEAIVPAIYDPSEIDTTIMVETEAAYEMTRQIVKQEGIFVGMSSGAAMYAAVELAKQIDSGVIVTILPDRGEKYLSTSLFQA
- a CDS encoding PAS domain S-box protein; this encodes MNYRDDHQDDASDESGTLRNGPVEGVRGMEKDWDYLKPILDSALNVCLAYIDTDFNFIYVNEAYASNCGLRPEEMIGKNHFILYPDGENEAIFKRVRDTGVPAKYRDKPFTYPDQPQRGTTYWDWTLVPVRDGGGIIIGLVLSLIETTERKKAEDVVMQSEEMYRLLHDTMLQGVVFQDASGEIISMNPVAERILGKDPEDFIGSSSVGEERYCIREDGSTFPGEEHPAMVALRTGIRIRDVIMGVWNLRDGDYRWIDITAVPLFRPGELRPYQVYTVFEDITVRKRTERALRKSEGRYRHLFDSMAEAFELVEPVFKDGRLVDGKYQDVNPSWERMTGLNKREVVGKMARSIIGSADERWLEALDRALKTGLPVQIESYNTRLDRHFNSIVWRCSENACGVTTTDITESKKAEEDIWRKQAILEGINRIFREAISAESNEELGLACLKVAEILTNSRFGLIGHIQPPNGMEGIAGGMEWEAYSFTSPHRSERYPTNLKVHGIFGRVLTGGKAFYSNDPGAHPDYIELPDGHPRLTSFLGVPLTHLGKVIGMIGLGNKEDGYNDEDLRTVESLAPAIVEALHRKRAEEEKKRSAEELRRSNAELQQFAYVASHDLREPLRMVSSYLGLLDRYAGKELDAKSKEFMRYALEGSVRMRRMIDDLLLYSRIETQGKALEKVELEDVLAIVLKDLKGAIEESGASITNDPLPTVTVDRTQMVQVLQNLIGNAVKFRAEEAPQIHVSARLENDAWVISVQDNGIGIEPKHGDRLFLMFQRLHSQEEYEGTGIGLAIVKKIVEHHNGKIWFESEPGKGSTFYFTLPA